A genomic region of Candidatus Pseudomonas phytovorans contains the following coding sequences:
- a CDS encoding FAD-binding oxidoreductase produces MNNHCGWIALAGESPQRPRLQGTHKADWLIIGGGITGLSAAHALARRFPSQRIVLLERQRVAQGASARNSGFVVSHELPSAGELIGTPGFSGYQVASRIGVAAGNEVRQRIAELAIDCELSDNGYHFAVHEPAHLQHAEQALETLCAVGAQASYHEGGALQRRLGTAFYSRAIHCAGGNGLMQPARYVKGLADSLPAQVDVFEQSAVTDLRRRPGKGWTARTEGGEVEARQVLACVGAFLPRVGLKRSGTFPLELSASITRPLTYAHWQQLFDEQGWGVLSTLPGGCTLRLLPGRRLLIRNTVEYRQHDIDRHGLAVRQGAHLLGLQKRFPGITAQDLEYTWTGHLSGTRTGEPYFARVADGLHAVAGCNGSGVARGTLWGRLLVEMALGVDSPLLGDVLAQASPGYLPPRPFFDLGAKVRMAWEVRRARLER; encoded by the coding sequence ATGAACAACCACTGTGGCTGGATTGCGCTGGCCGGTGAATCACCGCAGCGGCCGCGCCTGCAAGGCACGCACAAGGCCGATTGGCTGATCATCGGCGGGGGCATTACCGGCCTGTCAGCAGCCCACGCCCTGGCGCGGCGTTTTCCGTCGCAGCGGATCGTGCTGCTGGAGCGCCAGCGGGTCGCCCAGGGCGCTTCGGCACGCAACTCAGGCTTTGTGGTCAGCCATGAGCTGCCCAGTGCTGGCGAACTGATCGGTACCCCAGGTTTTTCCGGTTATCAGGTCGCCTCGCGCATCGGTGTCGCAGCGGGTAATGAAGTGCGCCAGCGAATCGCGGAGCTGGCAATCGACTGCGAGCTCAGCGACAACGGCTACCACTTCGCGGTGCACGAGCCTGCACACTTGCAGCACGCCGAGCAGGCGCTGGAAACGCTGTGCGCCGTGGGCGCCCAGGCAAGCTACCACGAGGGGGGCGCGCTGCAACGGCGCCTCGGTACCGCGTTCTATTCACGCGCGATCCATTGTGCTGGCGGCAACGGCCTGATGCAGCCGGCGCGCTACGTCAAAGGGCTGGCCGACAGCCTGCCAGCGCAGGTGGACGTCTTCGAGCAAAGCGCTGTGACCGACCTGCGCCGTCGCCCGGGCAAGGGCTGGACTGCCCGCACCGAGGGTGGCGAGGTCGAGGCCCGGCAGGTACTGGCCTGTGTCGGTGCGTTCCTGCCCAGGGTCGGGCTCAAGCGCAGCGGCACTTTCCCACTGGAGTTGAGTGCAAGCATCACCCGCCCGCTGACCTATGCGCATTGGCAGCAACTGTTCGACGAACAGGGCTGGGGCGTGCTGTCTACCTTACCGGGCGGCTGCACCCTGCGCCTGCTGCCCGGGCGACGCCTGCTGATTCGCAACACCGTGGAGTATCGTCAGCACGACATCGACCGACATGGCCTGGCAGTGCGCCAAGGTGCACACCTGCTGGGTTTGCAGAAGCGCTTCCCCGGCATCACCGCGCAAGACCTCGAATACACCTGGACCGGCCACCTCAGCGGCACCCGTACAGGTGAGCCGTATTTCGCCCGGGTCGCGGACGGCCTGCATGCCGTGGCGGGCTGCAATGGATCCGGCGTTGCCCGCGGCACCTTGTGGGGCCGGCTGCTGGTCGAAATGGCTCTCGGTGTCGACTCGCCCTTGCTCGGCGATGTGCTGGCCCAGGCCAGCCCTGGCTACCTGCCTCCCAGACCGTTCTTCGACCTGGGCGCCAAGGTGCGCATGGCCTGGGAAGTACGCCGTGCACGGCTGGAACGCTGA
- a CDS encoding LysR substrate-binding domain-containing protein, which translates to MDKNLRVPSLQALQALVRVADTSNFTEAARQLHLTQSAISRQIQQLEEHFQTTLFDRTSRKVALTAHGHEVYGVAKGMLQTLRTLEEKLAPTPRDRPFRVRMFVSLAVRWLLPRLTSFYALNPGLTLSIETVGGDLVDTGGDCDAYVLYLPGGLDERPLTPLFDEYLIPVCAPVLGDGRAPPQCAAELAGHALIHGSTSRYEWTLWLKAQQAPAEHKYQDLLFNLDDLALDAAARGMGIAMTDRMLAHDALVRGDLVVPFGEALKTGGVYALWLRDSGVAHPACQAVLKWFEEQVEQTVLPVKRPPQHPPRN; encoded by the coding sequence ATGGATAAGAACCTTCGCGTACCGTCATTGCAGGCGCTGCAGGCCCTGGTCCGGGTAGCTGACACCAGCAACTTCACCGAGGCTGCGCGCCAGTTGCACCTGACCCAGAGCGCCATCAGCCGGCAGATCCAGCAACTGGAGGAGCATTTCCAGACCACGTTGTTCGACCGCACCAGCCGCAAGGTCGCGCTGACCGCCCATGGGCACGAGGTGTATGGGGTGGCAAAGGGGATGTTGCAAACCCTGCGCACGCTGGAGGAAAAGCTGGCGCCAACGCCACGGGACCGCCCGTTTCGCGTGCGCATGTTCGTATCGCTGGCAGTACGCTGGCTGCTGCCCCGGCTGACCTCGTTCTACGCACTTAACCCAGGCCTGACCCTTTCTATCGAAACGGTCGGCGGCGATTTGGTAGACACCGGCGGCGACTGCGACGCGTACGTGCTGTACCTGCCGGGCGGCCTTGACGAGCGCCCGCTGACGCCGCTGTTCGACGAGTACCTGATCCCTGTTTGCGCCCCCGTGCTGGGCGACGGCCGCGCCCCTCCGCAGTGTGCTGCGGAGCTCGCCGGGCATGCGCTGATCCACGGCTCCACCTCGCGCTACGAATGGACCCTGTGGCTCAAGGCCCAACAGGCCCCGGCCGAGCACAAGTACCAGGACCTGTTGTTCAACCTTGACGACCTGGCACTGGACGCGGCTGCCCGAGGCATGGGCATCGCCATGACCGACCGAATGCTGGCCCACGATGCTCTGGTGCGCGGCGACCTGGTGGTGCCCTTCGGCGAGGCGCTGAAAACAGGCGGCGTATACGCCCTGTGGCTGCGGGACAGCGGCGTTGCCCACCCCGCGTGCCAAGCCGTGTTGAAGTGGTTCGAGGAGCAAGTGGAACAGACCGTTCTGCCGGTGAAGCGCCCCCCGCAGCATCCGCCGCGCAACTGA
- a CDS encoding FecR domain-containing protein, with the protein MHPVDGRLNRLAERPPLKVHLQAAVGWYLALNDAEVSPEQQLAWRNWLAADPEHAKAWGRIEKLQQQLRGMPSDVALPVLTEAGVQRRHGLKLLMLLATGATLFGGYRISPYSADFATRTGERRQVTLPDGSRLQLNTNTRVDIAYSAEQRLILLRQGEVLITTAADRPPTRPLSVETPHGRVLALGTQFDVRLHAGFSTVEVQRHAVEVRPHDAPHQVQRVEEGQALTFGSTQLGNLRLLSVEGSAWAQGVLVAIDWRLGDFVHELARYRPGYLGCADRVADLRISGAFNLEDSDGILANLQVSLPVRVRRFSRYWVRVEA; encoded by the coding sequence ATGCATCCTGTTGATGGACGATTGAACAGGCTGGCGGAGCGCCCGCCGCTCAAGGTCCATCTGCAAGCGGCGGTGGGGTGGTACCTGGCCCTCAACGACGCCGAAGTCAGCCCCGAGCAACAGCTGGCCTGGCGAAACTGGCTGGCGGCCGACCCCGAACATGCCAAAGCCTGGGGCCGGATTGAAAAGCTCCAGCAGCAACTGCGCGGCATGCCCAGCGACGTAGCATTGCCGGTGCTGACCGAAGCCGGCGTACAGCGCCGGCACGGCCTCAAGTTACTGATGCTGCTGGCCACGGGTGCGACGCTGTTCGGCGGCTATCGAATATCGCCCTACAGTGCCGACTTCGCAACCCGCACCGGGGAACGTCGCCAGGTCACCCTGCCAGACGGCAGCCGCCTGCAACTGAACACCAACACTCGCGTCGATATCGCCTACAGCGCCGAGCAGCGACTGATCCTGCTGCGTCAGGGCGAGGTGCTGATCACAACCGCCGCCGACCGCCCTCCCACTCGCCCGTTGTCGGTAGAAACGCCGCACGGTCGCGTGCTCGCCCTAGGCACCCAATTCGACGTGCGCCTGCATGCCGGCTTCAGCACCGTAGAGGTGCAGCGTCATGCCGTGGAGGTTCGCCCGCATGATGCGCCCCATCAGGTGCAACGGGTGGAGGAAGGCCAGGCCTTGACCTTCGGCTCGACGCAACTCGGCAACCTGCGCCTGCTTTCAGTCGAGGGCAGTGCCTGGGCTCAAGGGGTGCTGGTGGCCATCGACTGGCGCCTGGGCGACTTTGTTCATGAACTGGCCCGTTATCGGCCCGGCTACCTGGGCTGCGCCGACAGGGTAGCGGACCTGCGCATTTCCGGGGCGTTCAACCTGGAAGACAGCGACGGCATCCTCGCCAACCTGCAGGTGTCGCTGCCAGTGCGGGTGCGCCGTTTCTCACGGTATTGGGTGCGCGTAGAAGCGTAA
- a CDS encoding sigma-70 family RNA polymerase sigma factor, protein MGAGISTSSPVNIEHLYGQHHGWLKSWLRTRTGNSADAADLAQDTFMRMLSLRQLPVLREPRHFLATIARGLLIDKARRQTLERAYLEALAARPEPLQLSPETHHLIIESLMAIDTLLDGLGARTRQIFLLVQLEGLSYVQVGKQLGLSVTTVKNHLGKALMQCILLMDD, encoded by the coding sequence ATGGGCGCAGGGATCAGCACGTCATCACCAGTGAATATCGAACATCTTTACGGACAGCACCACGGCTGGCTGAAAAGCTGGTTACGTACCCGCACCGGCAACAGCGCCGATGCAGCGGATCTCGCTCAGGATACGTTCATGCGCATGCTCTCCTTGCGCCAACTGCCGGTGCTGCGCGAACCCCGCCATTTCCTGGCAACCATTGCCCGTGGCTTGCTGATCGACAAGGCCCGACGACAAACCCTCGAACGTGCCTATCTGGAAGCCTTGGCGGCCCGCCCGGAGCCGTTGCAGTTATCCCCGGAAACGCATCATCTGATCATCGAATCCCTGATGGCCATCGATACCCTGCTCGACGGCCTCGGCGCCCGCACCCGACAGATCTTCCTCCTGGTGCAACTCGAAGGCCTCAGCTACGTGCAGGTCGGCAAACAGCTGGGGCTGTCGGTGACAACGGTCAAAAATCACTTGGGTAAGGCGCTGATGCAATGCATCCTGTTGATGGACGATTGA
- a CDS encoding sensor domain-containing diguanylate cyclase produces MSDASEFVNDSEVYRTLLESTKAIPWKIDWGTMKFAYIGPQIEALLGWSPESWVSVEDWAMRMHPEDREYVVNFCVTQSQAGADHEADYRALTKDNGYVWIRDVVHVMRNNRGEVDALVGFMFDISERKKTEDQLLSLQKELEALSFKDGLTNIANRRRFDSAFELEWERARRERRPLSLLMFDVDFFKQYNDLYGHIQGDKCLVAIAQTLSLALDGPRDLVARYGGEEFVVLLPGADAETARKVAERCQRLIQKQSIVHALSPHGHRVTVSIGAGSILPGDREKPTEFIKAVDQQLYAAKKNGRHRTEYVQ; encoded by the coding sequence ATGTCCGATGCAAGCGAGTTTGTTAATGACAGTGAGGTGTACAGAACCTTGCTGGAGTCGACCAAGGCCATTCCCTGGAAGATTGACTGGGGCACAATGAAATTTGCCTATATCGGCCCTCAGATCGAGGCGTTGCTGGGCTGGAGTCCTGAAAGTTGGGTGAGCGTGGAGGACTGGGCGATGCGCATGCATCCAGAAGACCGCGAATATGTAGTGAATTTCTGCGTGACACAATCCCAGGCTGGTGCGGACCATGAGGCAGACTACCGAGCGCTGACCAAGGACAATGGCTATGTGTGGATTCGCGACGTTGTGCACGTGATGCGCAATAACAGGGGCGAGGTTGATGCGCTGGTCGGCTTCATGTTTGACATCAGCGAACGCAAGAAAACCGAGGATCAACTGTTGAGCTTGCAGAAAGAGCTAGAGGCTCTTTCGTTCAAGGACGGGTTGACGAATATCGCCAACCGCCGCCGCTTCGATAGCGCTTTCGAGCTGGAGTGGGAACGTGCGCGCCGCGAGCGCAGGCCACTGTCACTGCTGATGTTTGACGTTGATTTTTTCAAGCAGTACAACGATTTGTACGGCCATATCCAAGGCGACAAATGTTTGGTTGCGATTGCCCAGACGCTGAGTCTGGCATTGGACGGCCCCCGTGATCTTGTGGCTCGCTATGGAGGCGAAGAGTTTGTCGTGCTGCTCCCAGGGGCCGATGCCGAGACGGCGCGTAAAGTTGCTGAACGCTGCCAGCGGTTGATTCAAAAGCAGTCCATCGTGCATGCGCTTTCGCCACATGGCCACCGCGTCACTGTCAGCATAGGAGCAGGTTCGATTCTGCCCGGTGATCGCGAGAAGCCTACAGAGTTCATCAAAGCCGTCGACCAGCAGCTATACGCAGCCAAAAAAAATGGGCGGCACCGCACTGAATATGTGCAGTAG
- a CDS encoding polyamine ABC transporter substrate-binding protein: MIKHTCVALLSSALLAAAVQAEERVNIANWSGYIADDTLAEFTRRTGVQTTYDLIDSNETTEAKLMTGNSGYDLVSPSNHFLPRLIKAGAIEELDRSKLPGWHNLDPKLMKILEASDPGNRYAIPYMWVTTGIGYNADKIKAIFGSTEVTQSWSLLFKPENIQKLSQCGVAFLDNPTQIISITLKTLGLDPHSENPEDLKKAEAALLAVRPYISYFHQSKYVSDLANGNICVAIGFSGDVLQAMGSAQQAGNGVNVGYSIPREGSTVAVDMVVMPKGAPHRENGYAYLNYLLEPKVIANISNTVKYPNGNAASLAYITPELRDNPAVYPPESVLDTLFPIKTLSPAGMRASTRLWTRVTSGK; this comes from the coding sequence ATGATCAAGCACACTTGCGTGGCCCTGTTGTCCTCGGCGTTACTGGCTGCGGCAGTGCAGGCCGAAGAACGGGTCAACATTGCCAACTGGAGCGGCTACATTGCCGACGACACCCTGGCCGAGTTCACCCGGCGCACAGGCGTTCAGACTACCTACGACCTGATCGACAGCAATGAGACCACCGAAGCCAAGCTGATGACCGGCAACAGTGGCTACGACCTGGTGAGCCCGTCCAACCATTTCCTGCCGCGGCTGATCAAGGCGGGTGCCATCGAGGAGCTGGACCGCAGCAAGCTGCCTGGCTGGCACAACCTCGACCCCAAGCTGATGAAGATCCTGGAGGCGAGCGACCCGGGCAACCGCTATGCGATCCCGTATATGTGGGTCACCACCGGCATCGGCTACAACGCCGACAAGATCAAGGCCATTTTCGGCAGCACAGAGGTGACGCAGTCCTGGAGCCTGCTGTTCAAACCGGAAAACATCCAGAAGCTGAGCCAGTGCGGCGTGGCGTTCCTCGACAACCCGACGCAGATCATCTCGATCACCCTCAAAACCCTGGGCCTGGACCCGCACAGCGAGAACCCAGAGGACCTGAAAAAGGCCGAGGCAGCCTTGCTGGCGGTGCGGCCCTACATCAGCTATTTCCACCAGTCCAAATACGTCAGCGACCTGGCCAATGGCAACATCTGCGTCGCGATCGGTTTCAGCGGCGATGTGCTGCAGGCCATGGGCAGCGCGCAGCAGGCAGGCAACGGTGTGAACGTGGGCTACAGCATTCCGCGCGAGGGGTCGACAGTGGCGGTGGACATGGTGGTGATGCCCAAGGGAGCGCCGCACCGGGAAAATGGCTATGCGTACCTGAACTACCTGCTGGAGCCAAAGGTTATCGCCAACATCAGCAATACGGTGAAGTACCCCAACGGCAATGCGGCGTCGCTTGCGTACATCACGCCTGAGCTGCGCGACAATCCGGCGGTCTACCCACCCGAATCGGTGCTCGATACGCTGTTCCCGATCAAGACCTTGTCGCCGGCGGGGATGCGCGCGAGTACCCGGCTGTGGACCCGGGTGACCAGCGGGAAGTGA